A single Terriglobales bacterium DNA region contains:
- the hemL gene encoding glutamate-1-semialdehyde 2,1-aminomutase, which produces MARRFEKSRRLQKRAEAVIPGGVNSPVRAFQAVGGDPPFIVRGEGARIWDADGNEYIDYVGSWGPLILGHAAPEVTEAVVRAARNGTSFGASTPSEAELAELVISAFPRMEKVRFVSSGTEATMSAIRLARAYTRRKYIVKFEGCYHGHADALLVKAGSGVATLGIPGSAGVPEEFAQFTLALPFNNPDAVDQAFKKFRGQIAGVIVEPVVGNMGCVPPASGFLDALRYITSRDDSLLIFDEVMTGFRLAFGGAQELYGTAPDLTTLGKIIGGGLPVAAYGGQVEFMDMVAPLGPVYQAGTLSGNPLAMAAGLATLCHLRDNREVYGQMERRTAMLVTMVAEAAREAGIPITHNRVGSMFTWFFSDAPVTDWASAARSDTKAFGRFHRAMLEAGIYLPPSQFEAAFLSATHTDEDIRQTVAAAREAFSLVQA; this is translated from the coding sequence ATGGCCCGCAGGTTCGAAAAATCGCGACGGCTGCAAAAGCGCGCGGAGGCCGTGATTCCCGGCGGCGTGAATTCGCCGGTGCGCGCCTTTCAAGCGGTTGGCGGCGATCCGCCTTTCATTGTGCGTGGTGAGGGTGCTCGAATCTGGGACGCCGATGGCAACGAATACATTGATTACGTCGGCTCTTGGGGGCCGCTGATCCTTGGGCACGCTGCGCCTGAAGTCACTGAGGCAGTGGTGCGGGCAGCGCGTAATGGCACGAGTTTCGGGGCTTCCACGCCAAGCGAAGCCGAATTGGCGGAACTTGTGATCTCCGCGTTTCCGCGAATGGAAAAAGTGCGTTTCGTCAGTTCGGGGACGGAAGCCACCATGTCCGCCATCCGCCTGGCGCGTGCCTATACGCGTCGCAAATACATCGTGAAATTCGAGGGTTGCTACCACGGACACGCCGATGCCCTTCTGGTGAAAGCTGGATCAGGGGTGGCGACGCTGGGCATTCCCGGATCGGCGGGGGTACCGGAGGAATTTGCCCAGTTCACGCTGGCGTTACCCTTCAACAACCCCGACGCGGTGGATCAGGCCTTCAAGAAATTCCGCGGACAGATTGCTGGTGTGATCGTAGAACCCGTGGTCGGGAACATGGGTTGCGTGCCGCCGGCATCCGGCTTCCTCGACGCGCTGCGTTACATTACCTCGCGCGATGATTCTCTCCTGATCTTCGACGAGGTCATGACCGGCTTCCGGCTTGCATTTGGCGGCGCCCAAGAGTTGTACGGAACCGCGCCCGACCTCACTACCTTGGGCAAAATTATTGGCGGCGGTCTGCCTGTGGCCGCTTATGGCGGCCAGGTTGAGTTTATGGACATGGTGGCGCCGCTGGGCCCCGTGTATCAGGCGGGCACGCTCTCCGGAAATCCTCTGGCCATGGCGGCTGGCTTGGCCACGCTTTGCCACCTGCGCGACAATCGCGAAGTTTACGGACAGATGGAACGTCGCACCGCCATGCTGGTCACCATGGTTGCGGAGGCTGCGCGCGAGGCGGGCATTCCCATCACCCACAACCGCGTGGGTTCGATGTTTACCTGGTTTTTCTCTGACGCACCGGTCACCGACTGGGCCTCAGCAGCGCGCTCTGATACTAAGGCCTTTGGGCGTTTTCACCGTGCCATGTTGGAAGCCGGGATTTACTTGCCGCCATCGCAATTCGAAGCGGCATTCCTCAGTGCCACTCACACCGATGAGGACATTCGGCAAACCGTGGCCGCCGCTCGCGAAGCCTTCTCGCTGGTGCAAGCCTGA
- a CDS encoding PilZ domain-containing protein, with protein MATSKALALKNESATAPSKQTMASDWWENLDKKFASAAPVHLPPPPLAIGEKRISTRANVNLPVSINFDDIHQARAQAEDLSAHGIFLVVAQRLLYGCSFELVFRLPRKVIGARRVWLRCQAEIVRIENRPNGRFGVAAAFRSCEVFHP; from the coding sequence ATGGCCACTTCGAAAGCTCTGGCGCTTAAGAACGAATCTGCGACCGCACCATCGAAGCAAACTATGGCGTCAGACTGGTGGGAAAACCTTGATAAAAAATTTGCCTCTGCTGCTCCAGTGCATCTTCCCCCGCCTCCCCTCGCAATAGGGGAGAAGCGCATATCCACTCGGGCAAATGTAAACCTACCGGTCAGCATTAATTTTGACGACATTCACCAAGCTCGGGCCCAGGCAGAAGACTTGAGCGCACATGGCATCTTTCTGGTAGTGGCGCAGCGGCTCCTCTACGGTTGTAGCTTTGAGTTGGTCTTCCGCTTGCCACGGAAGGTGATTGGCGCTCGTCGGGTATGGCTGCGTTGCCAAGCCGAGATTGTGCGCATCGAAAACCGTCCCAATGGCAGATTCGGCGTGGCCGCTGCCTTTCGAAGCTGCGAAGTGTTCCACCCTTAG
- a CDS encoding polysaccharide deacetylase family protein, translating to MLGWLGGIGLAAMAAAGYNAMAARSQLYGRTFAAADKGSKRVALTFDDGPNDPWTPRLLEVLARHNVPATFFLIGRFVVERPEIAEQIAAAGHVIGNHTFTHPNLIFTSAPEVERQIKRCQRVLLDTVGKHSKLFRPPYGGRTPEVLRTARRCGLEPIMWSVSGNDWKAKSHAQIEDKILDGLQGGDVILLHDGGHRHLGVDRSHTVAALERIIMECRQRGLQFVTVPTMMESKSPAYPGETGQQQQI from the coding sequence ATGCTTGGATGGTTAGGTGGCATAGGCTTGGCGGCCATGGCCGCTGCGGGGTACAACGCCATGGCGGCACGCTCACAGCTGTACGGCAGGACGTTTGCGGCCGCGGACAAAGGCTCCAAGCGGGTAGCTCTTACTTTTGATGACGGACCCAATGACCCTTGGACGCCGCGTTTGCTGGAGGTCTTGGCTCGACATAATGTTCCGGCCACATTTTTCCTGATTGGGCGTTTTGTGGTCGAACGCCCGGAAATCGCTGAGCAGATTGCAGCCGCCGGCCACGTCATCGGCAACCACACCTTCACCCATCCCAACCTGATCTTTACTTCTGCTCCGGAGGTAGAACGCCAAATCAAGCGCTGCCAGCGTGTGCTCCTCGACACTGTAGGCAAGCACTCGAAGCTCTTCCGTCCGCCTTACGGCGGGCGCACCCCGGAGGTGCTGCGTACCGCGCGGCGTTGCGGTTTGGAGCCGATCATGTGGAGCGTCAGCGGCAATGACTGGAAGGCCAAATCGCATGCGCAAATTGAAGACAAGATTCTGGACGGTCTGCAGGGTGGGGACGTAATCCTCCTGCATGATGGCGGGCACCGGCACCTGGGCGTGGATCGGTCCCACACGGTGGCCGCGTTGGAGCGGATCATTATGGAATGCCGGCAACGAGGGCTGCAGTTCGTAACCGTGCCGACAATGATGGAATCAAAATCCCCGGCATACCCGGGCGAAACCGGGCAACAGCAGCAGATCTAA
- a CDS encoding deoxynucleoside kinase, with translation MAKLFELPRYIAIDGPIRVGKTTLARILAERLNAQRVAEPDENPFLQAFYDGETGAAFQAQLTFLVRRFEQLSALDVGPRSQKTVIADYIFEKDKLFAYLNLNDVELDTYNRYYNHFRALVPTPDLVIYLQATPEVLKKRLKKKNAPGEKAVNLDYLEEVVKAYEHFFFHYTASDLLIVNTSDIDFVDRNEDLQELLRKVSAPIKGTQYFLALGSEEAAASA, from the coding sequence ATGGCTAAACTTTTCGAACTCCCTCGATATATTGCAATTGATGGACCGATCCGAGTCGGCAAGACTACGCTGGCTCGCATCCTTGCAGAACGGTTGAACGCCCAGCGTGTCGCCGAACCTGATGAGAACCCGTTTCTGCAGGCGTTTTATGACGGCGAGACCGGGGCTGCATTCCAGGCACAGCTGACATTCCTGGTGCGACGCTTCGAACAGCTCAGCGCGTTGGATGTGGGGCCACGTTCGCAAAAAACCGTGATTGCCGATTACATTTTCGAAAAAGACAAGCTGTTCGCTTATCTCAATTTGAACGATGTCGAACTCGACACCTACAACCGCTATTACAACCACTTCCGCGCCCTGGTGCCCACGCCCGATCTGGTGATTTATCTGCAAGCCACGCCCGAAGTGCTGAAAAAACGCCTGAAGAAGAAGAATGCACCCGGAGAAAAGGCAGTAAATCTGGACTACCTCGAAGAAGTGGTTAAAGCGTACGAGCACTTCTTTTTTCACTACACCGCGTCTGACTTGCTGATCGTGAACACCAGCGACATTGATTTTGTGGACCGCAATGAAGATCTGCAGGAACTGCTGCGCAAGGTTTCCGCGCCCATCAAGGGGACGCAATACTTCCTTGCCCTGGGCTCGGAAGAGGCCGCAGCCAGCGCCTAG
- a CDS encoding aspartate aminotransferase family protein, protein MEPATVAARSIDRARLTTLMLREEERFRKEHPRSQELFQRARHSLLSGVPMNWMAKWASPFPVFVKEARGAHFTDVDGREYVDLCLGDTGAMTGHSPQAAVNAIREQAQHGITFMLPTEDSIWVGEELTRRFGLPYWQFCLTATDANRFSIRLAREITQRKLVLVFNYCYHGTVDETFITLKDGVAGPRRGNIGPPVNPTVTTRVIEFNDVDALEKALATREIACVLAEPALTNVGIVHPDPGYHQALRELTRKYGTLLIIDETHTICTGPGGYIRAHGLEPDFFVLGKPIASGVPAATYGFTAEVGDRILARMRLEDCDTGGIGGTLAGNALSLAAMRATLEHVLTPAAFEHMVPMAEHFTHGVEDAIAGSDLPWHVTRLGCRAEYLFQKKRPRNGSEAAAAMDFELERFMHLYALNRGILLTPFHNMALMSPATVEADVDQHTRAFREAITELVS, encoded by the coding sequence ATGGAACCCGCCACCGTGGCAGCCCGCAGTATTGATCGTGCTCGTTTGACTACGCTCATGCTTCGCGAAGAAGAGCGTTTCCGTAAGGAACACCCGCGTTCGCAGGAACTCTTTCAGCGCGCACGGCATTCTCTGCTCAGCGGCGTCCCCATGAACTGGATGGCCAAGTGGGCGAGCCCGTTCCCGGTGTTTGTGAAGGAAGCGCGTGGCGCCCATTTCACTGACGTGGACGGACGCGAATACGTTGATCTCTGCCTGGGCGACACCGGCGCCATGACCGGTCATTCGCCACAAGCAGCGGTGAACGCCATCCGCGAGCAGGCGCAGCACGGCATAACCTTCATGCTGCCCACGGAAGATTCCATCTGGGTGGGAGAAGAGTTGACCCGCCGCTTCGGTCTGCCGTATTGGCAGTTTTGCCTGACGGCCACCGATGCCAATCGCTTTTCGATCCGCCTGGCGCGCGAGATTACACAGCGCAAGCTGGTGCTGGTTTTCAATTATTGCTATCACGGCACGGTTGACGAAACTTTCATCACGCTGAAAGACGGTGTCGCAGGTCCCCGTCGCGGCAACATTGGTCCACCCGTGAATCCCACGGTGACGACCCGGGTGATCGAATTCAACGACGTGGATGCGCTGGAGAAGGCCCTCGCGACTCGCGAGATTGCCTGCGTGCTCGCCGAGCCAGCCCTGACCAATGTAGGCATCGTCCACCCCGATCCCGGCTACCACCAGGCGCTGCGCGAACTCACCCGAAAATATGGGACTTTGCTGATCATTGACGAGACCCACACCATCTGTACCGGCCCGGGCGGCTACATCCGTGCTCACGGCCTTGAGCCAGATTTCTTCGTTTTGGGTAAGCCCATCGCGAGCGGGGTCCCAGCTGCGACCTACGGCTTCACCGCCGAGGTAGGTGATCGCATTTTGGCGCGCATGCGATTAGAGGACTGCGACACCGGTGGCATTGGCGGCACCCTCGCCGGCAATGCTCTCTCTCTCGCTGCAATGCGTGCTACCTTGGAGCACGTGCTCACTCCGGCGGCTTTTGAGCACATGGTCCCTATGGCGGAACACTTTACTCACGGCGTGGAAGATGCGATTGCCGGCTCAGACCTGCCCTGGCACGTAACCCGACTGGGCTGCCGGGCGGAATATTTGTTCCAGAAAAAGCGTCCGCGAAATGGATCAGAAGCCGCGGCGGCGATGGATTTCGAACTCGAGCGTTTCATGCATCTTTACGCGCTGAACCGTGGAATATTGCTGACGCCGTTTCATAACATGGCACTGATGTCGCCTGCGACGGTCGAAGCAGATGTGGACCAGCACACTCGTGCCTTTCGCGAAGCCATAACCGAGCTGGTGAGTTAA
- the panB gene encoding 3-methyl-2-oxobutanoate hydroxymethyltransferase, which yields MSFAPIGQPGQKVTVSSLQQKKLQHEPITCLTAYDYPTARIVDQAGIDVILVGDSLANAVLGYENTLPVTVDEMLHHTKAVRRGVKRALLIADLPYGSYHVNENEALSNAARFMKEAGAEAVKVEGGEKRADLIRRIIDAEIPVAGHIGLTPQSVNVMSGYKVQGKTLSAIEQLMRDAVALDRAGVACLYLEGIPREVAAMITAEVHTPTIGIGAGPECDGQVLVLHDLLGLTFGPPPKFVRRYADVGAVISNAVNAFRTDVTSGNYPSDEESYHLPSETRAALETVLARKRELRK from the coding sequence GTGAGTTTCGCTCCGATTGGCCAGCCTGGCCAGAAAGTTACAGTCTCCTCCCTCCAACAAAAAAAGCTTCAGCACGAGCCAATCACTTGTTTGACCGCGTACGACTATCCGACTGCGCGAATTGTTGACCAAGCCGGAATCGACGTCATTCTGGTCGGCGATTCGCTTGCCAATGCCGTGTTGGGTTACGAGAACACACTGCCGGTCACGGTGGACGAAATGCTTCACCACACCAAGGCGGTGCGGCGTGGCGTTAAGCGAGCATTGCTGATTGCTGATCTGCCTTATGGCAGCTATCACGTGAACGAAAACGAGGCGCTCAGCAACGCCGCGCGATTCATGAAGGAGGCTGGAGCCGAGGCGGTGAAGGTTGAAGGCGGCGAAAAACGCGCAGACCTCATCCGGCGCATCATTGATGCAGAAATTCCGGTGGCCGGTCACATCGGCCTTACGCCGCAGTCGGTGAATGTGATGAGTGGCTACAAGGTGCAAGGCAAGACGTTGTCAGCAATCGAGCAACTGATGCGAGATGCGGTGGCGCTGGATCGCGCAGGCGTGGCCTGTCTTTATTTGGAAGGGATTCCGCGCGAGGTCGCGGCAATGATCACCGCCGAAGTACATACCCCGACGATTGGCATTGGAGCCGGCCCAGAGTGCGACGGCCAGGTTTTAGTTTTGCACGATTTGTTGGGACTCACTTTCGGCCCCCCGCCAAAATTTGTGCGCCGCTACGCCGATGTTGGCGCGGTGATTTCGAATGCGGTGAATGCCTTCCGCACCGACGTGACCTCGGGGAATTACCCCTCAGATGAGGAGTCTTATCATCTGCCGAGTGAAACGCGAGCCGCACTGGAGACGGTGCTCGCACGCAAGCGGGAACTGCGAAAGTAG
- the panC gene encoding pantoate--beta-alanine ligase, protein MRIIAGIDDMRAACRQVRAEGKRLGLVPTMGALHDGHLSLVRAARSTCDLVAVSIFVNPLQFGPNEDFAKYPRDLEHDRKLLGQENVDLLVTPSAEEMYPAGNSTYVTVEGLSDRLCGRSRPGHFRGVTTVVSKLFHIIGPDASFFGQKDAAQAAIIRRMVRDLHFDVQIVVCPTVRERDGLAMSSRNRYLDPSQRKSGGVLYRALTRIQTLADRGERRGEALITAGKGVIGEELGVRLDYLEVVDPDTLEPLQDVSRGALVAVAAFVDGVRLIDNIQLTSSGKSVAPLLIG, encoded by the coding sequence ATGCGCATAATTGCCGGGATTGACGACATGCGGGCCGCCTGCCGGCAGGTGAGGGCGGAGGGCAAGCGGCTGGGCCTGGTGCCGACTATGGGCGCGCTCCATGACGGGCACTTGTCGCTGGTGCGCGCCGCACGCTCAACCTGCGATCTTGTAGCTGTATCCATTTTCGTTAATCCCCTTCAATTTGGGCCGAACGAAGACTTCGCGAAGTATCCCCGCGATCTTGAACACGATCGCAAACTGCTGGGACAAGAAAACGTTGATTTGCTGGTCACCCCCAGCGCCGAGGAGATGTATCCCGCGGGCAATTCGACTTATGTGACTGTTGAAGGACTAAGCGACAGACTATGCGGGCGTTCGCGCCCCGGCCACTTTCGCGGTGTAACCACTGTGGTCTCGAAGTTATTTCACATTATTGGGCCGGACGCTTCTTTCTTCGGGCAAAAAGACGCGGCCCAGGCGGCCATCATCCGGCGCATGGTTCGTGACCTGCATTTTGACGTTCAGATTGTGGTCTGTCCCACGGTTCGCGAGCGCGACGGCCTGGCCATGAGCTCTCGCAATCGCTATCTCGACCCATCGCAACGAAAATCCGGTGGCGTGCTGTATCGCGCTCTGACTCGGATCCAGACCCTGGCGGATAGGGGTGAGCGCCGGGGGGAGGCGCTTATTACCGCCGGCAAAGGCGTGATCGGCGAAGAGCTGGGTGTCCGGCTGGATTATTTGGAAGTCGTTGATCCTGACACGCTAGAGCCGTTACAGGATGTGAGCAGGGGCGCGCTGGTGGCGGTTGCTGCCTTCGTTGACGGCGTCCGTTTAATTGACAATATCCAGCTTACCTCCAGCGGGAAATCGGTAGCCCCATTGTTGATTGGATAA
- a CDS encoding DNA-3-methyladenine glycosylase yields MGNPPARKSLKSRRLRPVSRRFFNRDPREVAGELLGKVLVRRDGQELLSGRIVELEAYLGEDDPAAHAFAGSTERNRVLFGPPGHAYIYFIYGNYYCLNVSCMPEGQAGSILIRALEPLTGLDAMLRQRGLLAGKTKPIMPSRKIQRLLTSGPGRLAEAMGITRTRDNGKDLTTDASDLWIADDGFKPKQLDVTPRIGISKATEMPLRYLIAENEFVSRQPRTKRVSPQKSARRS; encoded by the coding sequence ATGGGAAACCCACCCGCTAGGAAATCCCTTAAATCCCGTCGGCTGAGGCCGGTTTCACGCCGATTCTTTAACCGTGATCCACGCGAGGTCGCGGGCGAACTGCTGGGCAAAGTGTTGGTCCGGCGGGACGGCCAAGAACTGCTGTCTGGAAGAATCGTTGAATTGGAGGCGTACCTCGGGGAGGACGACCCCGCGGCGCATGCTTTTGCCGGTTCCACAGAACGCAATCGGGTGTTGTTCGGACCGCCCGGGCACGCCTACATTTATTTCATTTACGGCAATTATTATTGCTTGAATGTCTCATGCATGCCGGAAGGCCAAGCGGGCAGCATCTTGATTCGAGCTCTGGAGCCACTGACCGGACTCGATGCCATGCTGCGGCAACGTGGATTACTGGCCGGAAAAACGAAACCCATTATGCCGTCGCGCAAGATTCAGCGGCTGCTGACCAGCGGACCAGGACGGCTTGCGGAAGCGATGGGTATTACGCGAACGCGTGACAACGGAAAGGACCTCACCACGGATGCGTCTGATCTATGGATTGCTGATGACGGCTTCAAGCCCAAACAACTGGATGTAACACCTCGCATTGGAATCAGCAAAGCGACCGAGATGCCATTGCGTTATTTGATCGCGGAGAACGAGTTCGTCTCTCGCCAACCGAGGACGAAGAGAGTATCGCCTCAGAAATCAGCGAGGAGAAGCTAG
- a CDS encoding response regulator: MALSVLVVDDEPAVLETMAAILRSRKYRVMTAVDGLDALQVLENTLPDLILTDLTMPRMSGSELVSRVRERFPEMPIVVFSGQYIELPPEIPADAFLQKGGYLMRDLFKTLEGLMAKRGNGFKPQTGASAAANTD, encoded by the coding sequence TTGGCGCTTTCTGTGCTGGTAGTTGACGACGAACCTGCGGTCCTGGAAACCATGGCCGCAATCCTCCGCAGCCGCAAGTATCGGGTAATGACGGCGGTTGACGGCCTCGACGCGCTGCAAGTGCTGGAAAATACTCTGCCCGACCTGATCCTCACCGACCTGACAATGCCCCGGATGTCCGGATCCGAGTTGGTGTCCAGGGTTCGAGAGCGGTTTCCGGAGATGCCGATCGTCGTCTTCAGCGGTCAATATATCGAGCTCCCCCCGGAAATCCCGGCGGACGCATTCCTGCAAAAAGGGGGGTACTTAATGCGCGATCTTTTTAAGACCTTGGAAGGCCTGATGGCGAAACGCGGCAATGGATTCAAACCGCAGACAGGAGCCTCTGCGGCCGCGAATACCGACTGA
- a CDS encoding SDR family NAD(P)-dependent oxidoreductase, translated as MSLDGRVALVTGGSRGIGAATVKMLVAAGAKVAFNYQQAKSAADSIVASCGTDNCVAVQCDLASVAAAQTLVAATVKKFGRLDILVANHGIWPPEDVAIEKMSEEQWRRTLAVNLDSVFGLVKYSVAQMKAQPRQSFATGHVVLVSSTAGQRGEAFHCDYAASKGALISMVKGLSTELAPDGIYVNCVAPGWVETDMSLPILLEPAARDTVLSKIPLARVGKPEEIAAPILFVCTEHAGFITGEIFNVNGGAVLVG; from the coding sequence ATGTCTTTGGATGGGCGAGTCGCGCTGGTCACGGGTGGATCGCGTGGCATCGGTGCCGCAACCGTCAAAATGCTGGTGGCAGCCGGCGCGAAGGTCGCGTTCAATTACCAGCAAGCCAAGAGTGCCGCCGATTCAATCGTGGCGTCGTGTGGGACCGACAACTGCGTGGCGGTGCAATGCGATCTCGCGAGCGTCGCAGCGGCCCAGACCCTGGTGGCCGCTACGGTTAAGAAGTTTGGACGCCTGGATATCTTAGTTGCGAATCACGGTATCTGGCCGCCGGAAGATGTTGCCATCGAGAAGATGAGCGAAGAGCAATGGCGGCGGACGCTGGCTGTGAATCTGGATAGCGTTTTCGGACTGGTGAAGTACAGCGTTGCCCAGATGAAAGCTCAGCCGCGGCAGAGCTTTGCGACGGGGCATGTGGTGCTGGTGAGTTCCACCGCCGGGCAGCGGGGAGAAGCCTTCCACTGCGACTATGCCGCCAGCAAGGGCGCTCTCATCAGCATGGTCAAGGGGCTTTCGACGGAGCTGGCCCCGGACGGCATTTATGTGAACTGCGTGGCGCCGGGCTGGGTAGAAACCGACATGTCGCTGCCGATACTGCTGGAACCGGCGGCGCGCGATACGGTGCTTTCCAAAATTCCCTTGGCCAGAGTGGGCAAACCGGAAGAGATCGCGGCGCCCATCCTATTTGTGTGCACCGAGCATGCCGGGTTCATTACCGGCGAAATCTTCAACGTCAATGGAGGGGCTGTACTGGTGGGATAG
- the lpxC gene encoding UDP-3-O-acyl-N-acetylglucosamine deacetylase, with translation MRYEQTIRTPVECHGIGLHSGAPVTLRILPAPAGSGIVFRRVDLEGFTVEAVSRNVARVSYATSLMKKGVLISTTEHLLSAFVGLGIDNAVVELDNLELPILDGSALPFTRMVEKAGIRRQRRPRTYLRIRRKLELREGDKFIAVYPADEYSVAYTINFRHPLVGRERFEVELSNGQYLREIAAARTFGFREDEQAMRNMGLIRGASRENCIALTQDGIENPPLRFSDEFVRHKVLDLIGDLALLGKQILGSVVADRAGHAMHTALVSRLLKDSDLWEETTREDAEPVHPEEAYALPDYRAQ, from the coding sequence TTGCGCTACGAGCAGACAATCCGCACCCCGGTGGAATGCCACGGGATTGGCCTGCACAGCGGCGCGCCGGTCACCCTGCGTATCCTGCCGGCGCCTGCGGGCTCCGGCATCGTCTTCCGCCGGGTTGACCTGGAAGGCTTCACGGTTGAGGCCGTGAGCCGCAACGTGGCCCGGGTGAGCTATGCCACCAGTCTCATGAAGAAAGGGGTGCTGATTTCAACCACTGAGCACCTGCTCTCAGCCTTTGTGGGTCTGGGGATAGACAACGCGGTGGTTGAGCTGGATAACCTGGAGTTGCCCATCCTGGATGGCAGCGCTTTGCCATTTACCCGGATGGTCGAGAAGGCCGGAATCCGCCGCCAGCGCCGTCCTCGCACCTACCTGCGAATACGCCGCAAGCTGGAGTTGAGGGAGGGCGACAAGTTCATTGCGGTTTATCCCGCAGACGAGTACTCGGTGGCCTATACCATCAATTTCCGCCATCCGCTGGTGGGCCGCGAGCGCTTTGAGGTGGAATTGTCCAACGGGCAGTACCTGCGTGAGATCGCGGCGGCACGTACGTTTGGGTTCCGCGAGGACGAACAGGCTATGCGCAACATGGGCCTGATACGCGGCGCTTCGCGGGAGAACTGCATTGCACTTACCCAGGATGGCATTGAAAACCCACCGTTACGCTTCTCCGACGAGTTTGTCCGCCACAAGGTGCTTGATCTGATCGGAGACTTGGCGCTCCTGGGAAAACAAATTCTGGGTTCCGTAGTGGCCGATCGCGCCGGCCACGCCATGCACACCGCACTGGTTTCACGGCTCTTGAAAGACAGTGATTTGTGGGAGGAAACTACCCGCGAAGATGCTGAACCGGTGCACCCCGAGGAGGCCTACGCCCTACCGGACTACCGGGCGCAATAG
- a CDS encoding PilZ domain-containing protein — translation MELESLLLSRDPDVLRVMRPACEKLNMMVEVCTGADSASQTLAEKKFDAIVIDCDDLYGGIDVLRELRKGESNKSSVVFAVLNGVTSVRTVFNMGAGFVLQKPITMANALRGLTAAYGFMYRERRRYFRVPVEIPVVICYGDQREVITHAFDLSEGGIGIQSDVPLAKEGVTHVRFTLPETKTGLEIRAQIAWSNVSGSAGIRFIRTAPASRENLDRWLLDKLEKTNLKTYTPRAIAGAQR, via the coding sequence ATGGAGCTTGAATCCCTCCTGCTCAGTCGCGATCCGGACGTCTTACGGGTCATGCGTCCTGCCTGCGAGAAGTTAAACATGATGGTCGAGGTGTGCACGGGCGCCGATTCCGCCAGTCAGACGCTGGCGGAGAAGAAGTTCGATGCCATCGTGATTGACTGCGACGATTTGTACGGGGGAATTGATGTGCTTCGAGAGTTGCGCAAGGGCGAGAGCAACAAAAGTTCTGTGGTTTTTGCGGTATTGAACGGGGTCACCAGCGTTCGGACGGTTTTCAATATGGGGGCTGGTTTCGTGCTGCAAAAGCCCATCACTATGGCCAATGCGCTTCGCGGTCTGACCGCCGCCTATGGATTCATGTACCGGGAGAGGCGCCGCTATTTCCGCGTTCCGGTGGAAATACCTGTTGTAATCTGCTACGGCGACCAGCGTGAAGTCATAACCCATGCCTTTGACTTGAGTGAGGGTGGCATCGGAATTCAAAGTGATGTGCCCCTCGCCAAGGAAGGGGTCACTCATGTGCGGTTCACGCTACCAGAGACCAAAACCGGACTCGAAATCAGAGCACAGATTGCCTGGTCCAATGTCTCCGGTAGCGCCGGCATTCGGTTCATAAGAACCGCGCCGGCGTCGCGGGAGAATCTGGACCGATGGCTACTGGACAAGCTGGAGAAAACCAACCTGAAAACCTACACACCACGGGCGATTGCTGGGGCTCAAAGGTAA